A stretch of Halostagnicola kamekurae DNA encodes these proteins:
- a CDS encoding VWA domain-containing protein has protein sequence MVANAGGKKLSSLPFPAIVGQEELKRVLLAVAVNDDLDGALVAGEKGTAKSTAVRGLTDLLPEQRAVADCPYGCSPDDPRLQCTDCRARTNDGEITGARAEVPIETRPVPLVTLPLGATRDRVVGTLSVEDALAGEADFDPGLLARAHRGILYVDEVNLLDDHLVDIILDAAASGVNAVERDGMSVSHPAEFTLVGTMNPEEGDLRPQLRDRFALQATVEGCREIEDRVEIIDRSLGLGLEPDDSTAEYAADVRTLRNDLAEARERLPSVDLPADFKADIARLCLEAGVDGHRGDVATARTARTIAALEGRTTVIEPDVREAASYTLPHRLRSTPFEETPDLEDLLEEEFEGSDDAESESDDTNDGEGDDGAENGSNDAETAEDGGDAEKDHDEGAERGNDGGNDGDGGEQDSAREQPNGPSPAEAPDNGESASGESDSSSDPRADAEPETGGSDDESYRDDSHEDGSGDGDGDDDSTDETATPLLPGQRAEIGEADAPNLEVESAVETRGDASGGARASATPTSDGRGARVRTEPVSEGDGGGSIDAAASVRSAASRGESTVGERDLRRSVRSGDAAVTIVFAVDASASMAPAMRTAKGVVLELLRDSYQHRDEVAFVAFAGDDADVLLPPTDSVTLAARHLKDLPSGDRTPLPAGLETTRSVLERTDAEASVVVLVTDGGANVADETSSPTEATRRAARRLRAVGASVVVVDAGDDSRSGLSELVAAETDGELVSLSSLSVETVRSAAESATKTE, from the coding sequence ATGGTTGCAAACGCTGGAGGCAAAAAGCTATCGTCACTCCCCTTTCCAGCGATCGTCGGGCAGGAGGAACTCAAGCGGGTGTTGCTCGCCGTCGCCGTCAACGACGACCTCGACGGCGCGCTCGTCGCGGGAGAAAAAGGAACCGCGAAGTCGACGGCCGTTCGCGGGCTGACCGATCTGCTCCCCGAACAGCGGGCCGTCGCCGACTGTCCGTACGGCTGTTCGCCGGACGATCCGCGCCTGCAGTGTACGGACTGTCGGGCGCGGACGAACGACGGGGAAATCACCGGCGCTCGAGCCGAGGTGCCGATCGAGACGCGGCCGGTTCCGCTCGTCACACTCCCGCTCGGCGCCACCCGGGATCGCGTCGTCGGAACCCTCTCCGTCGAGGACGCGCTCGCTGGCGAGGCCGACTTCGACCCCGGCCTGTTAGCCCGCGCACACCGGGGCATCCTCTACGTCGACGAGGTCAATCTCCTCGATGATCACCTGGTTGACATCATCCTCGACGCCGCGGCGAGCGGGGTCAACGCCGTCGAGCGGGACGGTATGAGCGTCTCTCATCCCGCCGAGTTCACGCTGGTCGGGACGATGAACCCCGAGGAGGGCGACCTCCGCCCGCAGCTTCGAGACCGCTTCGCGCTGCAGGCGACCGTCGAGGGCTGCCGGGAGATCGAAGACCGCGTCGAGATCATCGACCGCTCGCTCGGCCTCGGACTGGAGCCCGACGACTCCACCGCCGAGTACGCCGCCGACGTTCGAACCCTCCGAAACGACCTCGCGGAAGCCCGCGAGCGGCTTCCGTCGGTCGACCTCCCCGCCGACTTCAAAGCCGACATCGCCCGCCTCTGTCTCGAGGCCGGCGTCGACGGCCACCGCGGCGACGTCGCCACCGCCAGAACGGCCAGAACGATCGCCGCACTCGAGGGGCGGACGACCGTCATCGAACCCGACGTCCGCGAAGCCGCTTCGTACACCCTCCCCCACCGGCTTCGGAGTACCCCCTTCGAGGAGACTCCGGATCTCGAGGACCTGCTCGAAGAGGAGTTCGAGGGCTCCGACGACGCCGAGAGCGAATCGGACGATACGAACGACGGAGAGGGCGACGACGGTGCGGAAAACGGTAGCAACGACGCCGAAACTGCGGAGGATGGTGGCGACGCTGAGAAAGACCACGACGAAGGTGCGGAACGGGGAAACGACGGTGGAAACGATGGCGACGGCGGCGAACAGGACTCAGCGCGCGAACAGCCGAACGGGCCGTCGCCGGCTGAAGCCCCCGACAACGGTGAATCGGCGAGCGGCGAGTCCGATTCCTCGAGCGACCCGCGAGCCGACGCGGAACCCGAAACCGGCGGGAGTGACGATGAGAGCTACCGCGACGATAGTCACGAAGACGGCAGCGGCGATGGAGATGGCGATGACGACAGCACCGACGAGACGGCGACCCCGTTGCTACCCGGCCAGCGGGCCGAGATCGGCGAGGCGGACGCACCGAATCTCGAGGTCGAGTCCGCGGTCGAGACTCGCGGCGACGCGTCCGGCGGCGCTCGAGCGAGCGCAACCCCAACCTCGGACGGCCGGGGGGCTCGCGTTCGGACCGAACCTGTTTCCGAGGGCGACGGCGGAGGGTCGATCGATGCGGCCGCCTCCGTCCGATCGGCGGCGAGTCGCGGCGAGTCGACCGTCGGCGAGCGGGACCTCCGTCGGTCCGTGCGAAGCGGCGACGCCGCGGTGACGATCGTGTTCGCGGTTGACGCGAGCGCCTCGATGGCCCCCGCGATGCGGACGGCCAAGGGCGTCGTCCTCGAGTTGCTTCGAGACAGCTACCAGCACCGTGACGAGGTCGCGTTCGTCGCGTTTGCGGGAGACGACGCCGACGTGTTGCTTCCCCCGACCGACAGCGTCACGCTCGCCGCGCGCCACCTCAAGGACCTCCCCTCCGGCGATCGCACGCCGCTTCCGGCGGGCCTCGAGACGACCCGGTCGGTCCTCGAGCGGACGGACGCCGAGGCGTCGGTCGTCGTGCTCGTCACCGACGGCGGGGCGAACGTCGCGGACGAAACCTCGAGTCCGACGGAGGCGACGCGGCGGGCAGCCAGACGGCTCCGCGCCGTGGGTGCGTCGGTCGTCGTCGTCGACGCGGGAGATGACTCTCGATCGGGGCTCTCCGAACTCGTCGCCGCCGAAACGGACGGCGAACTCGTCTCGCTGTCGTCGCTCTCGGTCGAAACGGTGCGTTCGGCCGCGGAATCGGCCACGAAGACGGAGTAA
- a CDS encoding DUF3194 domain-containing protein codes for MNTDTETDANADPDPETVVQTASDAAEERIFSAYKQSAVRDYDVTVVFEDGVLEVDVYLNAPEDEADPDAVADEAALAARAAVDELFDE; via the coding sequence ATGAATACAGACACGGAGACAGACGCGAACGCCGATCCGGACCCGGAGACGGTCGTACAGACCGCCTCCGACGCGGCGGAGGAACGAATTTTCTCGGCGTACAAACAGTCGGCGGTCCGCGATTACGACGTGACGGTCGTCTTCGAAGACGGCGTGCTCGAGGTCGACGTCTACCTCAACGCGCCAGAAGACGAGGCCGATCCGGACGCCGTCGCCGACGAGGCGGCGCTGGCGGCCAGAGCGGCCGTCGACGAGCTGTTCGACGAGTAA
- a CDS encoding prefoldin subunit beta has protein sequence MQGNLPPEAQEKIEELQDLQETAQTVAVQKQEAESSLTDAENALEELENIDDETTMYRQVGELLVETDYDEAEDDLDEKVDNLEIRLETLEKQEERVQDQFESLQEELEQMLGGAGGGMGGPAGPGGPGAGGA, from the coding sequence ATGCAAGGAAACCTGCCGCCGGAAGCACAGGAGAAAATCGAGGAGCTACAGGACCTCCAGGAGACCGCCCAGACGGTCGCCGTCCAGAAGCAGGAGGCCGAATCCTCGCTGACCGACGCCGAGAACGCGCTCGAGGAACTCGAGAACATCGACGACGAGACGACCATGTACCGGCAGGTCGGCGAACTCCTCGTCGAGACCGACTACGACGAGGCCGAAGACGACCTCGACGAGAAAGTCGACAATCTCGAGATTCGCCTCGAGACCCTCGAAAAGCAGGAAGAACGAGTGCAGGATCAGTTCGAGTCCCTGCAGGAAGAACTCGAGCAGATGCTCGGCGGCGCTGGCGGCGGCATGGGCGGCCCGGCCGGCCCGGGCGGTCCGGGCGCAGGCGGCGCGTAA
- a CDS encoding KEOPS complex subunit Pcc1, translated as MFSHGATLEFEYDSDARARLVAESVTREIGEIDDDRSRTTISRSNRTVFIEIEARDVIALRAALNTWFTLVDVAEETTTAGSRFV; from the coding sequence GTGTTTTCTCACGGCGCGACCCTCGAGTTCGAGTACGACAGCGACGCTCGAGCGCGCCTCGTCGCCGAAAGCGTCACAAGAGAGATCGGCGAGATCGACGACGACCGCTCTCGAACGACGATTTCTCGATCCAACCGGACCGTTTTCATCGAGATCGAAGCGCGGGACGTGATCGCCCTGCGAGCGGCGCTGAACACCTGGTTTACGCTGGTCGACGTGGCGGAGGAGACCACCACTGCGGGAAGCCGGTTCGTCTGA
- a CDS encoding DNA-directed RNA polymerase subunit P — translation MSYKCSRCKRDVQLDEYGGVRCPYCGHRVLLKERSRDVKEVDVH, via the coding sequence ATGAGCTACAAATGTTCCCGCTGTAAACGCGACGTCCAGCTCGACGAATACGGCGGCGTCCGCTGTCCGTACTGCGGACACCGAGTCCTGCTCAAAGAGCGCAGCCGCGACGTCAAGGAAGTCGACGTCCACTAG
- a CDS encoding DUF2103 domain-containing protein — MECRHCASALEKPGDFCLVCRESNTDRVVLEAGRERATITMLADEAAIGETTITTVPETGEEETVEFRNFAELIGDEIRRKRPEEVYAAGDRTVIRAVRNTLHHTFYRVDDEQPVDAVIERNGERALDVVDLPLAEKIGGSHTTLIGGRTGMQAIRTVAGHPHVKKVIPGPIDAGGKGSQSGLRAKVTRADDGGNIRLLLRDGSSVQENRIVTTARDREMGERIRSDLNDVLDEEEFQ; from the coding sequence ATGGAGTGTCGCCACTGCGCCTCGGCGCTCGAGAAACCCGGAGACTTCTGTCTCGTCTGTCGGGAGTCGAACACCGACCGGGTGGTGCTCGAGGCCGGCCGCGAGCGGGCGACGATCACGATGCTCGCCGACGAGGCGGCGATCGGCGAGACGACGATCACGACGGTTCCCGAGACCGGCGAGGAAGAAACCGTCGAGTTCCGCAACTTCGCCGAGTTGATCGGCGACGAAATCCGCAGGAAACGCCCCGAGGAGGTCTACGCGGCGGGAGACCGAACCGTCATCCGCGCCGTTCGGAACACCCTCCATCACACGTTCTATCGCGTAGACGACGAGCAGCCGGTCGACGCCGTCATCGAGCGAAACGGGGAGCGAGCGCTCGACGTCGTCGATCTCCCGCTCGCGGAGAAAATCGGCGGCAGCCACACGACCCTGATCGGCGGCCGCACTGGGATGCAGGCCATTCGGACCGTCGCGGGCCACCCGCACGTCAAGAAGGTCATTCCCGGCCCGATCGACGCGGGCGGGAAGGGGTCACAGTCGGGGCTGCGCGCGAAAGTCACGCGGGCTGACGATGGTGGAAATATTCGCCTCCTTTTGCGAGACGGCTCGAGCGTGCAGGAAAACCGGATCGTGACGACCGCGCGCGACCGCGAGATGGGCGAACGGATCCGAAGCGACCTCAACGACGTGCTCGACGAGGAGGAGTTCCAGTAG
- the truD gene encoding tRNA pseudouridine(13) synthase TruD has protein sequence MRPPHPTEQAVGMEWYVSDADGVGGRLRAADDHFRVRELERFSTEPVDASTDAYPHLVFRATLTAWDTNDFASRLSDALGISRERINWAGTKDKYAVTTQLFSVYAPDRNDLPDVNEADIEVLGRAGRGLEFGDLAGNSFELVVSDTERPETADEITDALAAFGGAGWTNGTDRTGGTGDTGSDNSDEGGSAETIGVPNFFGQQRFGSRRPVTHKVGLAIARGDWEGAVMAYLGNPTDAEPEGTRDARRFVDDSRDWQAALERFPNRLRYERSMLHELAEHQSEGIGEPNPETYRAAIERVPSNLQRLFVHAAQSYAFNLMLSERLERGLPFDRPVEGDVVCFADRDAPDGLELPDVEREQRVDERRVRSVTRHCERGRAFVTAPLVGTETELADGEQGEIERDVLDRLGLEPSDFDLPGEFHSTGTRRAILVRTDLELEREPLTLSFSLPKGSYATVLCREYLKVDPVDLG, from the coding sequence ATGCGCCCCCCCCATCCAACCGAACAGGCCGTCGGCATGGAGTGGTACGTCAGCGACGCCGACGGGGTCGGCGGTCGCTTGCGTGCCGCTGACGATCACTTTCGCGTGCGCGAACTCGAGCGGTTCTCGACCGAGCCGGTCGACGCGTCGACGGACGCCTATCCGCACCTCGTCTTTCGGGCGACGCTCACGGCGTGGGACACGAACGACTTTGCGTCCCGGCTCTCCGACGCGCTGGGGATCAGTCGCGAACGGATCAACTGGGCCGGAACCAAGGACAAGTACGCGGTGACGACCCAGCTGTTTTCGGTCTACGCGCCCGATCGGAACGATCTCCCTGACGTGAACGAAGCCGATATCGAGGTGCTCGGACGGGCGGGACGCGGGCTCGAGTTCGGCGATCTCGCCGGAAACAGCTTCGAGCTAGTCGTCAGCGATACCGAGCGGCCGGAAACCGCAGACGAGATCACCGACGCACTCGCGGCGTTCGGCGGCGCTGGTTGGACGAACGGGACTGACCGAACAGGCGGGACAGGCGACACCGGTAGCGATAACAGTGACGAAGGCGGATCGGCGGAAACCATCGGCGTCCCCAACTTCTTCGGCCAGCAGCGGTTCGGAAGCCGGCGGCCGGTCACGCACAAAGTCGGCCTCGCTATCGCTCGAGGCGACTGGGAAGGGGCCGTGATGGCCTATCTCGGCAATCCGACTGACGCCGAACCGGAGGGGACGCGGGACGCCCGCCGATTCGTCGACGACAGCCGCGACTGGCAGGCAGCGCTCGAGCGGTTTCCCAACCGCCTGCGGTACGAGCGCTCGATGCTCCACGAACTGGCCGAACACCAGAGCGAGGGGATCGGCGAGCCGAATCCAGAAACCTATCGGGCGGCCATAGAGCGGGTTCCGTCGAACCTCCAGCGACTGTTCGTTCACGCGGCCCAGTCCTACGCGTTCAATCTCATGCTGAGCGAACGGCTCGAGCGCGGGCTTCCGTTCGATCGGCCGGTCGAGGGTGACGTCGTCTGTTTCGCCGATCGAGACGCCCCCGACGGGCTCGAGTTGCCCGATGTCGAGCGCGAACAGCGCGTCGACGAACGCCGAGTTCGATCCGTGACCCGCCACTGCGAGCGCGGGCGGGCGTTCGTCACGGCCCCGCTAGTCGGAACCGAGACGGAACTGGCCGACGGCGAACAGGGCGAGATCGAACGCGACGTTCTCGACCGGCTCGGCCTCGAGCCGTCGGACTTCGACCTCCCCGGCGAGTTCCACTCGACCGGAACCCGCCGCGCGATCCTCGTTCGCACCGACCTCGAACTCGAGCGGGAACCGCTGACGCTATCGTTTTCCCTGCCGAAAGGCTCCTATGCGACCGTGTTGTGTCGCGAGTATCTGAAAGTCGATCCGGTCGACCTCGGGTAG